The Chanos chanos chromosome 3, fChaCha1.1, whole genome shotgun sequence genome segment tttttttttttaaactttgttgtTTCTGCATCTTCCAAATGCTGGTACTGTATGTGATGGTaaactatgttttgttttgttttgttttgtttttttaacttccCTCCACAGAAAATTGACGCACAGGCGATTGAAGAGTTCTACGGGCTCACGTCGGATATATCCAAGAACTCCGAGTCGGGATACATCCTGTTCTACCAGTCGAGAGACTGAGCGCGCTCACAGTGGGACTCCCCCTAGTGGCCGTGTGGAGAAACAGCCCTGCCTGCATCCCCACCAGTGCAGACTGGCGCAGTCACTGCAGCTGTGTTGCAGCCCCTCTTCCCTGtacctcctctcccctccccccaacccacacctccttctccctctaCCGTTCGGGTCCCCCACTCCCACTCCACaccaacctccccccccccccccccccctccaatccACCCGTGACTGCCACGGCAACCATGTTGGACACGATGCAGTATGCAGGGTTGTCTGAACGTTGATTCGAGGTTGTACATCGTCGGGAAGGTTCCGTCTGTCTCCGGTGCGGGGGTTTTAAATCTGGGCAGGGGCCGTGAGACgcgtcattaaaaaaaaaaaaaaaagaaaagaaaagaaaaaggaaaaaaaaagagagatcaaaaagaaagaaagaaagaaaggttgtATGACATTGTACTTTTCTGTCTTAAGCTACAACCTCAGGATCGGTGCCTGCAGCTTTGATGAGACCAAGGTTTGTGCATGGACTCTTTGGAGTCAGTGTGTATGTTCTGAAacgagggggagggggttgggggaggggggggagaagagGTATAGTGCTCCTTAAAACATGGTGCGTGGCGATTTATGTATTTCTACCTTGTACAGAGTGGTATTTGTATAAATATTATGAGAAATATGATAATATTATGAATATAGTGGATAAGAATAGATCCTGAGATGATGTATAACACTATGGTGCACTTTTGATACTGTTTTGTAGGTGTTGGCGGGTTGATGTAAGGGTTTTGCTCGAGACAGCCTGTtgtgaaatgttcattttctgttttaaagaaaaagaaaataaacgtGTACAGACCaatacagtatgtatatatgtatgcactgtgagtaaatgtgtgtgtttgtgtgtgtctgtgtgtgtgttggctgtcTAGCACAAAGacaagggttgtttttttttttttgatagctTTTTTTGAATGACACCTTGACCTGTTGGTAGATGACTCATATGCGCTCCACATTGCCACCCTGTGGTCAGACCAGGTAACTACAGGACAAGAGGtggacaagaaaagaaaaaacacctaTTTATATACCTCACCTAATAACCACGTATCTTTATACTGAGAACTCTTTCTGAATATGACTTCACCAAACCTATGTGCTGGATAACAAACACCACATGCACCCCAGAacaccagttaaaaaaaaaaaaaagaaaaaaagattttgataCTGGGCATATGAAAGAATATCAGCATATAACTGTGTATGAGACGATAGCAGAATCAATAGAAGGATGACAGCAGGGGAGAAGGGGGTGACACAGATGAGCGCAAGCCGTGAATAGAACAGGCTCAGAATAGCAGTCTCCCGGGAGTGACCGAGTGAACAACTTTCATAGAAGATGCGGTTCAGATTTTCCATCCGTTCCTCTCCAGAACACAAACAGGTCATTAGCCCTGAGACTTGCCATACCTGAAGGCAAATACACACGCACCTGTTATCCTCAGGTTATGGGTTTTCAGACCGTCTACAAAATGAACGCGTAAGACTTTTATGACATGTAAATTCACTTAAAACCAAATGAGTTTGATGCATTCTGGAAAGAGGAAAGGGTTACGTTTTTAAGCCAAGCGTCTCTTATCACGCAGACAAACTGTCACTACGTGGCTGGCGTGTTTTGACACGTTTGAATGCAATGCAGAGGGACAGTTCAAACCGCCGTGGTTGGATCGATTGGACGAACGGTACATCCTGCCCTCCTCCAGGttatctaccccccccccctcccccttcccccctccgcCAACAGCGCCTCAGGCGCGAGAGAGTGAGCGATGCGCGTCACTGATCCAGACACCGTCCTTGGGCAGTCTTATTTCAGACGGCGAAGCTGTTGCATTAAGGAGGGGAGAGAACAGGTCCTGTTCTCGAATCGGGCCggtcggtaaaaaaaaaaaaaatcagccctACCCCTCCCCGCCCCTccgttctctctcctctactagGTGCACAGCCGCAGTCGGGCGACGATGCTCGTGCAGGACGCATTTGAGGACCCGCTCGCGCTGATgcccgctgctgctgctgctgccgctgctcACTAAAGAACAGTCCTCGCGCCTTTGCCCGCCTCCCTTCCACCCCGACCCGTGCAGCGAACCCCACGGCGCTGCACCTGCAACCGTCGCTGTTAGGTAGGCTAACATGGAAAGACATCAAGGTCGTGAATCGAACTGAGTGGACGCCTCACCTCCAAGAGTCAAGGTAGGGTTGGCTCCGTGCGGATATGTATAAatggctgaatgaatgaacggCTCGCCCCTTTCAGTAATGCACAAAAAGACGTGAATATTTAGTTTTTGTGACATAAATCCGCATTTTTTTGTCGGCTTCAGAAAAGATACTGTTGTAAAGGGTGCAGTTATAAGGGAAAGGTGTGTTTGATGCGCTATTTTCAACATCAGCCGCGTGCAGGGCTGGTGACGCTTGCTGGCAGTGCCTCTCTCGGTGAAGAGAGACATTACCGATACATGAAAAGGTTACTGATACTTGCCTTGAGAGACGAAGAGCCATCTTTTTTGAGCAAAACCCGCCTCTACCTGGTGAATGTCGAAAGCCCACAAGGTCTgatcctttgttttttgttgttgttgttttttgtgagCATACCATTTCTGGAACATCTCAAATCGTTTAGCTTTGCAGATTATAACATTAGCAACACGTCGCCTGTAGATTTATAGAGcctacagaaaacaaacagcacaggtACACAGCTGGTGataacgacaacaacaacaacaacaataataatgataatatgcattataatatttattataatattaactctcacacacacacacacatatatatatataggcctatatgtgtgtgtgtgtgtgtgtgtgtatgtatgtataaaaacTGTTACATTATAGTAGGAATCATTACTGTAGTGAATCATCATTAGATTCTCATATCAAAAGTAGGCCTATCATGATATCAGCAGCACATGTGCTAATGCAGAATAGTTAAtggcactctgtgtgtgtgtgtgtgtgtgtgtgtgtgtgtgtgtgtgtgtgtgtgtgtgttccagacgGGAGGCACTATGAGTGAGGAGGCGCCCGTCACTCCCAGCTGGATGACCCCTGACCCCACCTGGGCCAGCAGCGGAGCAGGCAGCACAGAGAACATCACCTCGGTGACGCTGCCCCCCGCGGCCGCGCTGCCTCCCCGGCCCCCCGCGGAGCTGCTGGTGAACCCGTGGGACATCGTGCTGTGTTCGTCGGGCACTCTCATCGCCTGCGAGAACGCCCTGGTGGTACTGGTCATCTGGCAGAACCCAACCCTGCGCGCTCCCATGTTCCTGCTCATCGGGAGCCTGGCGCTGGCGGACCTGCTGGCCGGCCTCGGGCTGGTCCTACACTTCACCTTCGCCTACCTGCTCCAGTCCGACTCGGCCCAGCTGGTCACCGTCGGGCTGGTGGTGGCCTCGTTCTCCGCCTCCGTCTTCAGCCTGCTGGCCATCACCATCGACCGCTACCTGTCGCTTTACTATGCCCTCACCTACAACTCCGAACGAACGGCCGCCTTCACGTACACCATGCTGGTCCTTCTCTGGGGCGTGTCCGTCTGTCTGGGGCTGCTCCCCGTCACGGGGGTCAACTGCCTCGGCCAGGAGGACACCTGTAGCGTGGTGCGCCCGCTGACGAAGAACAACGTGGCGGTTCTGTCCGTGTCCTTCCTGCTCCTGTTCGGGCTCATGCTTCAGCTCTACGTCCAGATCTGCAAGATCGTCATGCGTCACGCCCACCAGATCGCCCTCCAGCACCACTTCCTGGCCGCCACGCCCCACTACGTCACCACGCGGAAAGGCGTCTCCACCCTCGCCATCATCCTCGGCACTTTCGCCGCCTGCTGGATGCCCTTCACCGTCTATTCGCTCATCGCTGACTACACCTACCCTCCCCTCTACACGTACGCCACCCTGGTGCCTGCCACTTATAACTCCGTCATCAACCCCGTCATTTATGCCTTCCGTAACCAGGAGATCCAGAAGGCTCTGTGGTTGGTGTGCTGCGGGTGCATCCCTGCCAGCGTGGCACAGCGGGCACGGACGCCAAGTGACGTCTGATGAAGGGGGCATCTCCCCGGGTTGCGGCACAATGCCCGCGGCCCCCGGGGAACAAACAAAGCGGGCTTAGTCAGAACCTTTGGTTCCAATGGCGCGACGGAAACCTGATCTTACCCCTGAGGGAAAaggcgatgtgtgtgtgtgtgtgtgaaccctTCATGTCTTCCCCTTTATTGTAATGTAACATAAAGAATCCACTGCCTCTATGGTTCCTCTCTGAGCCTAACCCAACTCCCGCGCCACACTCTGttatgaaagggggggggggcgatgtTGTTTTGTGGCAGGCAACTGTATATATGATGTAGATATTTGCAATCTGCGGCTTTTTATCGATGTAAGCtaatttttatttactttcttcGCGGGGCTGTGATGATTCGGCATGGCCACGGAGGGAGCCCGTGGgtagagaaggaggaagaggagggcgAAAAGGGGGGAGTTTGAAGAGGCTTGCGGGCACGCTCATCGCATCTCACTCCTGCACTCTGAACGTGCGCTGAAAGCTAAGCAACCGCGGGATGCTAAAAATAGCTCAGGCGCTTGGTGATCCGCGCCCTGCGTCCTCCGCAGACGCTGAAGAAACTgagccggagagagagagagagagcgcggcgcatatcatctctctctctctctgtttggtccTTCTTTGCGATTTCACCCATGTGGGTCCGAATGTACACTatcctccaaaaacaaaaaaacaagcaaaaaaacaaacaaacaaaaaaacagaacaccatCAAGAGCTAAACAACAGTTTCGGAATGAGACCACCCCCCTCCGGATACTTAACGTACGGATGCCTTTGCGTAGATTTGTGTCGACAGTTTCCGTGCTAATTCGTTTTATCCTCACAAATCCATCTCATACATAAGTGCAGGATTATGGAGTCAGGAATTGTTATATAATTCATGAGTAATTTAAACAGTTTGCTTTTGAATATGCGCTGTTTAAGTGAGAGCGGAATTGTCCCTTGAGTGTCAAGTCAGTTTGTTAATATCCAGCGACAAGAAGTTAGGCGTGAGGGAAATTTAAGCGCTCGGATTTagttgctttattttttttttcgctgggCCCTCAAGATTTTGAATCAGTTAGATTCGcaattttttaaactttcacAGAATATTTGGTTAATAATAACCTTGTGGCTGGCATTTAACGGTTGCTATCACGGAAAAAGTGATACCGCTCTCATTGTTGTCCCATTTGTGAAATAATTCTGTAATTCTGCTCCACGGTCGATCCAGCGATAGGCTGGCTTTAGGATGCAAAAAGACATATCTACGTTCTGCTACAAGATCTGTTATATATTGAAATTTGAAGTGGCCTCTATTTGTTTTGGTtacaaaatgccaaaaaaaacaaaagctaccAAATGAAAACCCGTGGCTTAACACCATTTTTACATTTACCAGTGAATCCAATATAAATTCAGATAACATCTCACTATTGGTTGATAATTGCAAAATGTTGCCCAACCTTTAAAACCTGCCACAAGTTACGTCTAGTCATTCAGAAAAgacctgaaaaaaagaacatgtgtGAGGGtagaaagctaaaaaaaaaaaaaaaaaaaaagacttggttGCTGTGTACAGGGATGGTATATGACCACAGATGTTAAGTTGCATGAGTGCCAACAGTACCTGTGGTCCGCTGCTTCTCCATCCGCTGCAGTTTGAGCTCGACCATCGCAGTGAGTTGGATCGGAGCTTTTTCGGCTTCCACCGTCCAGCATCAGAAACGGTTGGTCTCCATTGGCCTCCATATTAACACCGTGGCAGCATTTCCATCAGCAAGCAATAATCACGTGCCGATTATCGTTCGCCAAATTAGAGCAATACTCAAGCAGCAATAACAGCCTTAGTCAAGTAAAACGGTCATCTCAAACGGAAATAGTACCATAACTCCATAACTCATTAAACTTGTACCAGCGGAGGggggaggtgtgtttgtgtgtgtgtgtgtgtgtgtgtcgcggAGATAGTATGGGCGTCAAAAAAATACGACCAGTTCATTACTTTGTCTGCCGAGTAACGCACGTGTGACATCATCCAGTGGCTTTTTGGGTTTACAAAATGTGAACTGGACGGACGGTTCCAGCCCTTCAAGTTACAACGGTCTACTCTCACTGCCTCGTGTACTTTTCCTGCAGATTCCTCAGCGGTGGGGGGTATCAGGACCCTGCCTGTATGGACTATGAATACCTAAGCTATGAATGAAGTTACTACTGTACCCTTAATGTGACTTGTATGCCAGTTTGCGGTTTGCATTGGCTTTTGTGAATACTGGAGATGTTTTAGCACTTTGCTGTGAGATAATGTGACTCTGATCTGTTCTGGTGcatgattgtgtttgtgtgtgtgtgtgtgtgtgtgtgtgtgtgtgtgtgtgtgtgtctgcgtgcgtgttcgcgtgtgtgtatgtgcatgcaggTGTGCATGtataactttgtgtgtgtgtgtaagagagagagagagtgtgtgtgtgcgtgtgtgtgcgtgtgcatgtgtgtttgtgaactgcacaaatacacatctgtctctctaaaaAGGGACAAACAGGTGTGGAGATCTACACCTAGGTATGTTTAGGATACAGGCTCTTAGTCTTCCCATTACTCGTAGAGAGGTGTTCTCTTTGCCCCATGCCTTCCTGGCGACATATGTCCACCCTCGTGACCTTTCGCCTGAGTGACCTGTAAACCGTCCCGGGGTCAGGAGTTTGAGTGGCGTGTGAGTGACAAATGGTGGGAAAGGGGACAGGGTTAaagcagtgacatcacatcCTGTTCCTGATAAAGTATGTGAGATTTTGTGCTAAACATCAGGCTGCTGTTATTGTACCATATTACAACAAGGGAAAAACATTCCTTCACCTTTGAAAAATAATctattttgttatatttattgaaagtttctatttttttcttcttgggttttaatttttttttttctgtctgaattcTAAGATTCTTTCTGGCATCACAGTGCACTGTATAGCTTCTTCTGAATGTACCGATAAcggaatattattattattattattattattattattattaatattattattaatattattattattatttggatTCCCGATGACTGACTGGATCCTGTATATAGGGCATGTGATTTAGAGATAGTGACATCCGTCATGATACTCTGTTCTGCAAggattgacctttgaccctgtcTTATTTCCCTTGCTCTccatgtctcctctctcttgcaAAAAACGGACTGAAAATGTATTGAAGAGCTGGTGAGATGCATATTCCCCATCAGGAGAAGAGCAGAAGATGTCGGTCCAGAAGGTTTGGCCACATGTATTCTGATCAGTGTACGGAAACCTtccttttgttctgttctgaaaGAGTTCACCTCTGCGGTGCTGATGTCAGGAGAACAAATGCATGATGTCAGTAGAGCCACGTGTTTTAGTGCGGAGTGATGGTAGCGGATGTCAAGGGCAGATTCTTGTCTGATTGTACCTTGTGTTTTCAGACAAACGTAACTGTGCATTGTAATTCAGTATAAGAGCTTCACACTGACAggttgtgatgtcataaaaggGGATTCTACAGTGTTCTAAAGTGATCGGGATTACTATTCAAAAGGACATTCTAAGGTTCTAAAGCAGTTGGGACTGAACTGTGAGTTAAAGCATGAAATCAAAGAATGACTCAAATTTCCTTTGGCTTCCATGTTAGGGTTCTGAAGCCctttttatgacatcatcaacatcagcctttttgtttttctctcactggaAGTGGAAAGGGCTAGGTTAGAATGTGATTGTCTGTCTTAAAGGGAATCCTAGAGGACAATAAGAGACAAGTGCTTAGACTAGTCAGGGTAGGGGAGCAATTATTTTGATGGGAACAGTATTTAGGAAGTGGAAAAATGGTCTCAAGAGAAAATGTTGATTTCTGCTTAATATCCAGCCCCTTGGATGAAACGCCACAGAGGTTGCGTTGACCCCAAACTTTCAAAAGATCAGACGGCCACGGGGGGTAACGCGGTGAAGTGACAGCATCTTGTGTAGATGTATACGTAGTTTTAACTGTGAaatgcactttatttttttgacaAGAAAAGGCACAACAAATTACTTATCTGCAAAATAACACTATAGAACTATTATCAACATGCACTAATTAACTGGGACAttgtaaagcagtgtgtgtgaacgtggTGTATATTTTTCCAAGGTGTTGGTTGTATCTTTTTATTGCTTTGGTTAGTTGAATGACTTGAAAGATCTTGTTAATTTTGTATTAAAATAATGTGCAGTGCATTAAAAATACCTCagcctgtttattttatttatttttttaacactctCACATCTTTTGGCTTGGTTCCTCAAATgtgctgtttccatggagacatCTGTCTCAGCTTTtactgtttccatggagactgATGTCTCAGAGTCCAAACTGTTTCCATGACGAAGGTCCAGCAGGCCAGGAAAAGAGGCACAGTGATTCATTTTATcagtaaaattgtttttttttattttatttcaaagagACCAGAGTTCATACTTCACATCTCCCACACAAACAACTTTCAGGCAGACTTTACAAAGCAAGCATATTCACATGTGAGTGGTCAGTCAATCTGTTTAATCAGCTCTACATTGTCAGCTCTCACTTGTATTGTAACTGACCTCAGATCTGTTCCAGTCCACTAATAAATACTATCATGCAGACCCTTAACCATACACAACTAATCTCAGAACAGCAGTTAGACTGGGTTTGGCTCATCTGCAGTGTTCTTCTGCTCCTGTTTAGTTTCATTCCCTATTCACTACATACATCCAGATCACCTACCCACAGTCCTGTCTTTACAAAGCATtagaaaagaatggaaaaagtCAACTGTGTTCAGTCAGGGGGATGCTGCTATTAAATCTGCCCCTGGTTTGGTTACAATGGGATAGGCaacctagtgtgtgtgtgtgtgtgtgtgtgtctgtgtgtgtgtgtgtttgcaataaatgtgtttgcaatttatgtatatgtgtatgtatgtttgtatgtatgtatgtgtgtatttatttacttatctctagtgtttgtgtgagggcaGGAGAGTGTggcggcgtgtgtgtgtgtgtgtgtgtgtgtgtgtgtgtgtgtgcgcgtgtgtgtgtgtgtgcgtgtgtgtgtgtgtgtgtgcgtgcgtgcgtgtgtgtgtgtgagtgctctAATCAGACCAGTCATTCTCCTCCAGTTCAGAGTCGTCTTCTGAGTCACTGTATTCGACGGCGATGCGACGGGACAGGATGGTCGCCACATCGTTACCAACGGGCTCTCTCTTcgcctgctgctcctgctgttCCTGAACCTTCTTCAGCTGAATACCTggataatacacacacagatatacacacacgcacacaaagatacacacacagatatacacagagacacacataaaaacagatacacacacacacacagatgtacacacacacacaacacacgcttTAGTGAAACATCCATATCCTCAGTACCCAAATTATTACCATTTCATGTTTACTCAATCTCATTTATCAGTGgactttgcacacacacacacacacacacacacataaatgatgtcacacaaacccccccaaacacacgcacatgcacacgcacacacacacacacacacacacacacacacacacagacatgcacacacacacactcgcgcacacacacacacacacacacacacacacacatacatgatgtcacacaaaccccccccaaacacatgcacacacacacactcgcgtgcacacacacacacacacacacacgaacacaggtgtgtgtgcatacccATGCGTATGGCTGCGAGGAGATCACTGCGGGCATCACTGATTGGCTGGGCCTCGCTTGGCACAGAGGGCATTTTAGCAGTGGCAGGGTGAGCggcagcaggaggaggaggcgggggccctggtggaggaggagcagccat includes the following:
- the gpr12 gene encoding G-protein coupled receptor 12 gives rise to the protein MSEEAPVTPSWMTPDPTWASSGAGSTENITSVTLPPAAALPPRPPAELLVNPWDIVLCSSGTLIACENALVVLVIWQNPTLRAPMFLLIGSLALADLLAGLGLVLHFTFAYLLQSDSAQLVTVGLVVASFSASVFSLLAITIDRYLSLYYALTYNSERTAAFTYTMLVLLWGVSVCLGLLPVTGVNCLGQEDTCSVVRPLTKNNVAVLSVSFLLLFGLMLQLYVQICKIVMRHAHQIALQHHFLAATPHYVTTRKGVSTLAIILGTFAACWMPFTVYSLIADYTYPPLYTYATLVPATYNSVINPVIYAFRNQEIQKALWLVCCGCIPASVAQRARTPSDV